The following DNA comes from Noviherbaspirillum sp. L7-7A.
TGCCCTGGATCGCATTCGGCGCCGCCTTGCCGATACGCTGCGAGTGCATCAGCGCATTGCCGGCGATCTGCGACTGCAGCGAGTTGACGCTGGATGTCGACGCATTGAGCCAGACCGCGCCGGAGCCCAGCAGCAGCGAGCCGCCCAGCAGGCCAAGCAGGATGCGCATCTGGTATTGCAATGGAAAGCGCCGGAACATGGACGCGGAAAACCTGGCGTCAGCAGCAGCTTCGGAAGCAGCGGGACCGGCGGCGTCGCCGGCCTTGCCTTTTCCCCTGGCCTTGCGGCCGGCGCCGGAGGAAGGCGCTGCGGCTTGCGCGGAAGCCGCATTGGCCAGCGCCGGCTCGAGTTCGGGCACGACGCGCTGTTTCTTGAGCTTGTTGAGGAAATCCAGATTGAACGCCATGCATAGTCTCCTGATGCCGATTACGGTAATTCCAGGCGCGACCGCCTGGCGGTCATGAACCTACATGCAAAAATCGGGAGTCCCGCGTGATCAGGGAAAGATCCAGCTCAGTCCATTCCTGCGCCTCCTGGTCCACATGCTGCCGGCCCAGCCATGACGCATTATCGGCAGCCGCGGCCGGATTCTTTAACGCCATGTCGTCGCTGCTGCGCAGGCCGAGCACGCGCGACACCAGCAGCCCGCAGTTGAAACCAAGCAACGGCGCGAAGGCCACGATACGGCTTTCCTTGGTGATGGCAGTGGCTTCCTCGCCCTGGAAACGGGCAAGATCGATCACGCCGATCAGGTTGCCGCGGACGTTGACGAGGCCGCGGTACCAGTCCTGCGTGAGAGGCACCGGCGTGATGCCGGCGATAGTCATGATTTCGCCGGCCTGCTTCAGGTCGAGCAGAAGACGGCTTGTGCCGATCATCACGCCAAGCTGGTTGCGATGGAGTTCGGCGCCGCTGCGCGCGGCCTGCATGCGATCGACCAGATGCGTCTGGTAGTCGCGCAGCCGCGCCCGCCGGCCGGCGCGGTCGGACGTGTTCTGCGTCGTCGAGGAAGCGTTCTGCTGCGCGGGCTGGAGGCTGGCCATGGCTTAGCCAAGCGCCGCTATTTTTGCCAGCAATTCCTGGGGATCGACTGGCTTGACGATGTAGTCGCGGGCGCCCTGGCGCAGGCCCCAGATGCGATCGGTTTCCTGGCCCTTGCTGGTGCACATGATGATGGGCACATCCTGGGTTTCAGGATTGCGGCTGATGGCGCGGGTGACCTGAAAGCCGTTCTGGCCCGGCATCACCACGTCCATGAGAATCAGTTGCGGCCGGTCGGCCTTGACCTTCAGCAGCGCTTCCTCGCCGTTTTCGGCGGTGGAGACGGAGAAGCCGTGCTTGATCAGGATGTCAGACAGAAAGTAACGCTCTGTCGGCGAATCATCGACTACCAGAATTTTTTGTATGGCCATCGCATTAACCTTGGAATGAGTGCACTACCGGGAGACCGCGGCTGCCGTGTATTCGCGCACCGTGCGCAGCAGGCTGTCTTTGGTGAACGGCTTGGTGAGATAGGCGTTTGAACCGACCATGGCGCCGCGCGCACGGTCGAACAGGCCGTCCTTGGAGGACAGCATGACGACGGGCGTTGAATGGAACCGCGCGCTTTTCCTGATCAGCGAGCAGGTCTGATAGCCGTCCAGACGTGGCATCAGAATGTCGCAGAAGATCAGCGCCGGATTGTGGTCATTCATTTTCGCCAGCGCGTCGAAACCGTCTTCCGCCAGAACGGTCTGGTACCCGGCCTGCCCCAGGAAAATCTCTGCCGACCGTCGGATCGTGCTGCTGTCGTCGATCACCATGATTTTCAGGGCGACGTTTTCAGTAGGTGTTGTCATGGCGCCATCCTGTTGAAGCTTCGTAATATACGGCGCATTCATGACTAAAAGCAAGATCGTTAAATCGGCATTACGGGGCCATCATTCCCTGACGTGGTATTTATGCGAATGCTTGGGAAATTGCTATTGGCAATCGCACGAATGCGCGAAATGCCAATGTCAAATTGTTAAACCGCGACCATTTCAAAGTCTTCCTTGCGCGCGCCGCATTCCGGGCAGGTCCAGTTCATCGGCACCTGGTCCCAGCGGGTGCCGGCGGCGATGCCCTCTTCCGGCAGGCCTTCGGCCTCGTCGTAGATCCAGCCACAGATCAGGCACATCCAGGTTTTGTAGTCGGTTGCGGCTGTTGTGTCATTGCTCACGGTGTACTGCCCTTCAAGTAAAATGCAAAGTCGGATATCTTAATCTAGTCCCTGTGCAAAACCAAACTTCTCCGCTCGTGATGAGCTTCAATGTCGCCGATCCGGTCGGCGCGACCGGCATACAGGCCGACCTGGCTTCGTTCGCCGCGATGGGCTGCCATGGCCTTTCCGTCGTGACCGCGCTTGCCGTGGGCGATACCGCCCGCGTCGAGGATGCGCAGACCATCGAGGCCGACTGGGTGTCGGACCAGGCCCGGGTCATGCTGGAGGACATGCCGGTGTCGGCCTTCAAGGTCGGCTACCTGGGCGGCATCGAGAATGTCTCGGTGATTGCCGAGATCGTTTCCGACTATCCCGACATTGCGCTGGTGCTGGACCCCTTCTCCAGCCGCATGCCCGACCTCGGCAGCGACGGCGAGGACCTGCTGGTGGCCGTGCGCGAACTGCTGGTGCCGCAGACCACCCTGCTGCTGCTGTCGGCGGTGGAACTGTCGCGGCTGGCCGAAACCTGGCGCGAGCCCAGCAGCCGCGACATGCTGGCCGACGATGCGATGCACCTGGTCGACATGGGCTGCGAATACGTGTTCGTGACCAATGCGCCGGATGACGTGCAGAAGGTGGCCAACAGCCTGTTCAACGAGTCCGGCCGGGTGCGGCACGACAGCTGGGCGCGCCAGCCCGGCGCCTTCAGCGGCGCCGGCAGCACGCTGTCGGCCACCATCGCGGCGATGCTGGCCAATGGCCTGGATGTGCCGGAAGCCGTGCTGGAAGCGCAGGAATTCATCGTAGCTGCCCTCGCCCATGCCGGCCGGATGGGCATGGGCAAGCTGATACCGGACCGCCTGTTCTGGGCCCGCGACACCGACGAAATGGCCTGACCGCGCCCCTGCCCGCCGCCGCGCAAGCTCCGGGCAAGCTCCGCGCCAACCTTGATAAAGCGATTACCATGACCTCGAATAACGACATCCTGTTTGAACGCGCCCAGCGCACCACGCCAGGCGGCGTCAATTCCCCGGTGCGCGCCTTCCGTTCCGTGGGCGGAACGCCGCGCTTCATCACCCGCGCCGCCGGCCCCTATTTCTGGGATGCCGACGACCGCCGCTACATCGACTACATCGGCTCCTGGGGGCCGGCCATCGTCGGCCATGCCCATCCGACCGTGATCAAGGCGGTGCAGGAAGCCGCCGAGCGCGGCCTGTCCTTCGGCGCGCCGACCGAGGGCGAGGTGCTGATGGCCGAGGAAATCTGCCGACTGGTGCCTTCGCTGGAGCAGGTGCGGCTGGTGTCCTCGGGCACCGAGGCGGCCATGAGCGCGCTGCGCCTGGCGCGCGGCGCCACCGGTCGCGACCTGGTGGTGAAGTTCGAGGGCTGTTACCACGGCCATGCCGATTCTCTGCTGGTCAAGGCCGGCAGCGGCCTGCTGACCTTCGGCAATCCGACCTCGTCGGGCGTGCCGGAAGACTTCGCCCGCCACACCATGGTGCTGGACTTCAATGACCCGCAGCAGCTGGAAGACACCTTTGCCAGGGTCGGCGACCGCATTGCCTGCGTGATCGTCGAGCCGGTGGCGGGCAACATGAACCTGCTGCCGGCCACGCCGGAATTCCTGCAGACCATGCGCCGCCTCTGCAGCAGGCACGGCGCGCTGCTGCTGTTCGACGAGGTGATGTCGGGCTTCCGGGTGGCGCTGGGTGGCGCGCAGTCGATCTACAACATCACGCCCGACATGACGGTGCTGGGCAAGGTCATCGGCGGCGGCCTGCCGGTGGCAGCCTTCGGCGGACGCGCCGACCTCATGAAGCACCTGGCGCCGCTGGGCGGCGTGTACCAGGCCGGCACCCTGTCGGGCAATCCGGTGGCGGTGGCGGCCGGCATGACGACGCTGAAGCTGATCCAGGCGCCCGGCTTCTACGAGGCATTGTCGACCCAGACCGCACGCCTGGTGGCAGGCATGACGGAAGCGGCGCGGGCGGCCGGCGTGCCGTTCTGCGGCGACTCGGTGGGCGGCATGTTCGGCATCTATTTCGCCCAGGCGGTGCCGCGCTCCTATGCCGAGATGATGAAGTGCGACAAGAGCGCCTTCAATGCCTTCTTCCATGCGATGCTGGACGCCGGCGTCTACCTGGCGCCATCGGCGTTCGAGGCCGGCTTCCTCTCCGCGCAGCATGACGATGCGGTGGTGGATGCCACCGTGGAAGCGGCCCGCACCGCCTTTGCCGCCATCGCCTGACGCGGCGCGGCTTTGCTTGCCGTCATGCCGCCCTTGCCATGGCGCTGCAGGCGGCATGGCGGCGGCGCAGAATGAGTCCATCTGCATGAGGGAGTCCGATATGTATCTTCCTGGCCAAATGGCGCGGCGGCTTCTGCCGTGGCTCGCAATCCTGCTTGCGCTGATGCTTGCCGGCTGCGCCGGCACCATCGTGCGCAGCGAGGTTACGGCGTTTCATGAATGGCCTACTGACACGGGCGAGAAAAGCTACACCTTCCGGCGCGACACTGCACAGGCCAACGACCTGGAATACCGCAATTATGAAAACCTGGTGCGCGCCGAACTGCAGCGCCTGGGCTTTGCCGAGTCGGAACGCGGACGCCTGAACGTCAGCCTCGATTACCACGTCGATGCACGCGACATGCGGGTGGTCGAGCCGGTGGTGGTCGACCCCTGGTATGGACCGGGCTTCTTTGGCCGGTATCGCTATCCCTACGGCTTTTACAGCCCGTTCGCCGATCCGTTCTGGTTTGGCCCGCCGGTGGTGCAGCCGGTGGAGCGGCGCTTCGTCGTCTACAGCCGGCAGCTGAAGATCACGATCGGCCGCGCCGCCGATGGCCGCAACCTGTATCAGGCGACGGTCAACAGCCAGGGCCAGACGCCATCGCTGGCAACCGTCATGCCCGCCATGGTGAAGAGCGCCTTCGCCGACTTTCCCGGACCCAGCGGCGTGCCGCGTGTGCTGGAGCTCAAGGTCGAGCCCGCCAACTGAGCCGGGCCATCGCTGCCCTCAGGCCGCTTCCTTGGCCGGGTGCGCCTGCCGGTGGTACAGGAATTCCAGCACCGCGGTGCGGTACTGCGAATAACGCGCATCCTGCGCCAGCGCCACCCGCTCCCTTGGCCGCTCCAGTTCCACCGGCAGGATTTCGCCGATGGTGGCCGCCGGGCCATTGGTCATCATCACGATGCGGTCCGACAGCAGCACCGCCTCGTCGACATCATGGGTGACCATCACCACGGTGGAACTGGTGCGGGCGACGATCTTCAGCAGCTCGTCCTGCAGGTGGGCGCGGGTCAGCGCATCGAGCGCGCCGAAGGGCTCGTCCATCAGCAGCACCTTGGGCTCCATCGACAGCGCGCGCGCAATGCCGACGCGCTGCTTCATGCCGCCGGAGATTTCATTGGGACGCTTCTGGGCCGCATGGGCCAGGCCCACCATCGCCAGCGCGGCATTGGTGCGCTCCTTCAGCTGCGCGCGGCTCTCGCTGGCGCCGAATACCCGTTCCACCGCCAGGTAGACGTTTTCGAAGCAGGTCAGCCAGGGCAGCAGCGAATGGTTCTGGAACACCACCGCCCGTTCCGGCGCCGGGCCGGCGATCTCGCGGTTGGCGCACAGCAGCGCGCCGCCGCTGGCCTTGAGCAGGCCGGCGATCAGGTTCAGCAACGTGGACTTGCCGCAGCCCGAGTGCCCGATCAGGGTAATGAATTCGCCCTTGGCCACGGTCAGGTTGATGTCGCGCAGCGCCTGGAACACGCCGTTGCGGGTGTTGAAGGACATGTGCGCGTCCTGGATCTCAATGAATTTCCGGTTGTCCATGATCCTGTCCTCAGTTCTTGACATCTTCGTAGGTGAATGCGCGGGCCAGCATGACCAGCGCCTGCTCCAGCACCAGGCCGACCAGGCCGATGGCGAAGATGGCGATGATGATGTGCGGCACATTGAGGTTGTTCCATTCGTCCCACACCCAGAAGCCGATGCCGACGCCGCCGGTCAGCATTTCCGCCGCCACGATGACCAGCCAGGCGGTGCCGATGGACAGGCGAACGCCGGTCAGCATGTAGGGCAGCACCGACGGGAACAGGATCCGGGTCAGGATCTTCCATTCCGACAGGTTCAGCACCCGCGCCACGTTCATGTAGTCCTGCGGCACCCGCTGCACGCCGACCGCGGTGTTGATGATCATGGGCCAGATCGAGCAGATGAAGATGGCCCAGATCGATGCCGGGTTGGCGGCCTTGAATACCAAAAGGCCAATCGGCAGCCAGGCCAGCGGCGACACTGGCTTGAGTATCGAGATGATGGGGTTGAACATCGCGGCCAGGATGCGGAAGCGGCCGATCAGAAAGCCTGCCGGGATGCCGACCGCGGCCGCCAGGCCAAAGCCTACCGCCACCCGCTGCAGCGAGGCCAGCAGGTTCCAGCCTATGCCCTGGTCATTCGGGCTCTTGCTGTAGAACGGGTCGGAAAAGATCTTGACCGCTTCGTCCAGCGTTGCCAGCGGCGACGGAATGCCGCTGCTGCTGACCGAGACGATCTGCCAGATCAGCACCAGGAAGGCGATGCCCAGCACCGGCGGCAGCACCACGCCGGCCAGCGTGCGCAGGCGCAGCCGCCAGGGCGTGCCGGCAGGCCTGGCGCGGGCTGCAGGCTTTTGCGCCGGGGCGGCCGGGACGGACACCACGGCCTGGCCGGCCGGGTTGGCGGCGCCGGGCGTGGCATGGGGATCGAGGGGGTTGAGAGGGTCGAGGGATTTCATCACAGCGCTCATGGCATTTCCTGTTCTGGCTGGCGGTCGATCAGACCTTGATGTTGAAGGAGGCCGCATAGGCCTGCGGATTCTTGCCGTCCCATACCGCGCCATCCATCAGCTTGCTGCTGCGCATGGCGTCCTTGGGCACGCTGACCTTGGCCATGCCGGCGGCGTCCTTGTAGAGGTCGATCTGGTTGATCTGTTTGGCCACGGCCAGGTAGTCGACGTCGTTCTTCAGCAAGCCCCAGCGCTTGTGCTGGGTCAGGAACCACATGCCGTCGGACAGGTAGGGGAAGTTCACCGCGCCGTCGTTGAAGAACTTCATGTAGTTCGGGTCGTCCCAGGTCTTGCCCAGGCCGTTCTGGTAGCGGCCGAGGATGCGCTGGTTGATCACGTCCACCGAGGTGTTCACATAGGACTTGTCGGCGATGGTTTCCGCCATCTTGTTCTTGTTCGACAGCGACGCATCGATCCACTTGCTGGCTTCCAGCACCGCGGCCGTGAGCGCGCGCGCCGTGTTGGGGTATTTCTTCACCCACTCGGCGCTGGTGCCCAGCACCTTCTCGGGATGGTCGCGCCAGATGTCCTGGGTAGTGATGGCGGTGATGCCGATGCCGTCGGCGATGGCGCGGTGGCCCCAGGGCTCGCCGACGCAGTAGCCGTCCATGTTGCCGACCCGCATATTGGCCACCATTTGCGGCGGCGGCACCGTGATGATCTTGGCATCCTTCATCGGGTCGATGCCGTTGGCCGCCAGCCAGTAGTACAGCCACATCGCATGGGTGCCGGTCGGGAAGGTCTGGGCGAAGGTGTATTCGCGCTTCTCGGCCTTCATCAGCTTGGCCAGCGATGGGCCGTCGACCGCGCCCTTGTCGACCAGCTTCTTCGACAGCGTGATTGCCTGGCCATTGTTATTCAGGGTCATCAGCACCGCCATGTCCTTCTTCGGGCCCGATACGCCCAGGTGCACGCCATAGATCAGGCCATACAGCACATGGGCGGCGTCGAGCTCGCCATTGACCAGCTTGTCGCGCACGCCCGGCCAGGAAGCCTCCTTGGAGGGCGTGATCCTGATGCCGTATTTCCTGTCGATGCCCAGCACCGATGCCATCACCACCGAGGCGCAGTCAGTCAGCGGAATGAAGCCGACCTTGACCTCTTCCTTTTCCGGCTTGTCCGAGCCGGCGGCCCAGGCGCCGCGGGTGGATAAGGCGCTGAAGGCGCCGGCGAGGCCGGCCGCGGCGCCCGCCTTGAGCATGCCGCGGCGGGTCAATGATGATTTGTCTGCTTTCGCTGTCATGGCTTCCTTGCGTCGAGAAATGGGAGCAAAGCCCACAAGATCGCGGCCACCATTGGCCGCAACCCACTACCGTGTTGCGCGCCTTCCTTGGCGCTCACTGCCTTACAGCAAGGGGTATGCCAGCACGGGCGGAAATCGGTTTGCTTCACCGCGAGGCATGATTTGCCCTGCGCCTGTGCGACGCACCAGGAGAGCGCGGGGTTTTAAGGGGGAAACGGCGGAGTGCGGCGGGAAACGTGCAGGCCATGCCCGGAACATGGCCCGACTGTGGTGCGCATCAAATGAGCAGGTCGGCCACGTCGATCATGCGCTGCGCCACATCGGACAGCTTCAGGTTCTTGTCCATGGCCAGGCGGCGCAGCTTGCGGTAGGCGTCGTCCTCGCTGCAGCGGTGGCGCTCCATCAGCAGGCCCTTGGCGCGCTCGATTACCTTGCGCTCGGCCAGCTTCATGCGGGTTTCGGAGAGCTCGTCGCGCAGCTTCCGGTCCACCTCGAAACGCGCCACGGCCACGTCCAGCACGGCCTTGACCCAGTCCGCCGACAGGCCGGCGGCGACATAGGCCGATACGCCCGCCTCCAGCGCCGCATGCATGCGGTCGCGGTCGCCGTCCTCGGAAAAGCAGATGATGGGCCGCGGCGCATTGGTGGTGGCCGACACCACTTCCTTCAGGGCGGCGTCGGACTGGGCGTCGACGATGATCACGTCCGGCTGCAGGTGCGCGATCTGCTCCTGCAGCCTGGCATCCGGCGGCAGCGCGGCCAGGATGTTGTAGCCGGCTTCGAGCAGGCTGATGCGCAGGGTGCGGGCGCGCTCGGCCCGCTCGATGGCGGCGGCATCCGCGCCGTCGGTGGGAACCAGGGAATTGACAACGACAATACGCAGCAGTTTCGAATCGGTCATGGAGGTCATGGGTGTGATAAGCGCAGGGGCGCTTTCCTTTACAATACCGCTTTGCAAAAAGCTTGCCACCCTCTTCCGGTCCTTCTGAATGATAGTCCTCGGCGTCGAATCCTCCTGCGATGAAACCGGCCTGGCCCTGTATGACACGCAGCGCGGCCTGCTGTCCCATGCCCTGCATTCCCAGGTAGCCATGCATGAACAATATGGCGGCGTGGTGCCGGAACTGGCGTCGCGCGACCATATCCGGCGCGCGCTGCCGCTGCTGGAGCAGGTGCTGGCCGATGGCGGCGCCGACCGCCACGCGATCGATGCCATCGCCTACACCCAGGGCCCCGGCCTGGCCGGCGCGCTGCTGGTCGGCGCCTCCGTCGCCTGCGGCCTCGGCCTGGCGCTGGACAAGCCGGTGCTGGGCGTGCATCACCTGGAAGGCCATCTGCTGTCGCCGCTCCTGGCCAGCGAGCCGCCGGAATTTCCCTTCGTGGCGCTGCTGGTATCGGGCGGCCACACCCAGCTGATGCGGGTCGATGGCGTGGGCCGCTACATGCTCTTGGGCGAGACGGTGGACGATGCGGCTGGCGAAGCTTTCGACAAGTCGGCCAAGCTGCTGGGCCTGGGCTATCCGGGCGGTCCGGCGATTTCGCGGCTGGCGGAATTCGGCGATCCGGGCGTCTACACTTTGCCGCGGCCGATGCTGCATTCGAAGAATCTCAACTTCAGCTTTTCCGGGCTCAAGACCGCGGTGCTGACGCTGGTGAAGAACAACATCACCAATATCTGCGAGCAGGACAAGGCCAACGTGGCGCGGGCCTTCGTGGATGCGATCGTGGAAGTGCTGGTGGCGAAATGCCTGGCCGCGCTGAAGCAGACCGGGCTGAAGCGGCTGGTGATTGCCGGCGGCGTCGGCGCCAACCGCCAGCTGCGGGAAGCGCTGAATGCGGCTGCTGCCAGGAAGCGCTTCCGGGTGTTTTATCCGGAACTGGAGTTCTGCACCGACAATGGCGCAATGATCGCCTTTGCCGGCGCGATGCGGCTGCAATTGCAGCCGGAAGCGGCGCAGAAGGACTATGCCTTCAATGTGCGGCCGCGCTGGCCGCTGGATGAACTGCGTATTTGAGAGTAGCGCGGGCGTCGTCTGCCGGAACCTGTGACGGACCGCGATCCTGAACAGGTTCTAAAAACAGCCGCTACGACTTCTTGCTGCCGATGCGGCTTTCCTTGCCGCTGATCAGGTTGGCGATATTCTTGCCATGCCGGTAGACCAGCAGCACGCTCATCGCCACCACCGCCAGCAATTGCACATCGACGCCGAACAGCAGCACATAGAAGAATGGCGCAAACAGGCTGGATACCAGCGCCGCCAGCGATGAATAGCGGAAGGCATAGGCGATGATCAGCCAGGTGGCCAGCGTTCCCAGCCCCAGCCAGACATTCAGTCCCAGCAGCACGCCCAGCGCAGTAGCCACCCCCTTGCCGCCGACAAAGCGGAAGAACACCGGCCACAGGTGGCCGAGAAAGACCGCGATCGCCACCAGCGCAATGCCGCCCTCCTCCACGCCGAACTGCGGCCCCAGGCGGATGGCCAGCCAGACCGCGAACCAGCCCTTTGCGCAATCGCCGATCAGCGTGGCGATGGCCGCTTTTTTGTTGCCGCTGCGCAGCACATTGGTCGCGCCTGGATTTTTCGAGCCGTAGGTGCGCGGATCGGCGATGCCGAACAGCCGGCTGCATACTACGGCAAAGGAAATGGAGCCGATCAGATAGGCGGCAACGGCGAACAGAACGGTATGCATAGACTCCCTGGGTCTTGTTGATGATATCGGCGCCGGCTATTGTCCGGCCAGCGCGCATGATACAGCGGTCACCGGGAGTATCGTAGGGAGAACGGCCGGATCGAGACCGACCAGGTAGCCGCGCCGGCCGCCATTGATATAGATCCGCTCCAGCCCGAGGATGCCTTGTTCGACATACACAGGCATGGTCTTGCGGGTGCCGAACGGCGAGGTGCCGCCCACCTGGTAGCCGGAATGGCGCTGCGCCACCTCGGGCGCGCAGGGTTCGACCGACTTGCAGCCGATCTGGCGCGCCAGGTTCTTGGTCGATACCTTGCAGTCGCCATGCATCAGCACGATCAGCGGCTTGCCGGCCTCGTCCTGCATCACCAGGGTCTTGACCACCTGATGTTCATTCACGCCCAGCTCGCGCGCCGACACGGTGGTGCCGCCATGTTCCTCGTATTGATAGGGGTGTTCCGAAAAGACAATGCGCTGGCGCCGCAGATACTGGGTGGCCGGGGTCTCGGAGATATGCTCTTTCCTGCTCATGCGTGATACGCTCATTCGAAATTTTGGTGAGGTATTATGCAACAGGAAATTCGCCTGGCGACCTTCAACGTCCTGAACCTCGCCCGCCCCGGCTTGCGCTTCTACGACGGCATCGAACCCTATACCCAAGAGCAGTACGACGCCAAGGTCAGCTGGCTGGCACACCAGTTCGACCGGCTCGACGCCGATGTCATTGCCCTGCAGGAAGTATTTTCTCAGGAGGCGGTCAGGGACGTCATGGCCCGCAGCGAACGCTACCGCGACGCCCTCCATATCGGCTTCGCGCCCGAGCCGGGCAAGCTCACGCCCAGCGTGGCGCTGGTCACGCGGCTGCCGCTGGCGGGCGAGCCCGCCAAGCACCTGGACCTGCCGCGCGGCCTGACGGTGCCGCTGCTGGACCTGAAGGAAGCCATGACCCGCTTCACCCGGCCGGTACTGCAGGTGCCGGTGCTGCTGGCGCCGGGACTGGCGCTGACGATCTTTGTCGTACACCTGAAATCCAAACGGCCTGACTATCGAACCGATGACAATGAAACCGATCCCGCCAGCGTTGGCGCGGCGGTGTTGCGGTCCATGGTGCGGCGCGGCGCCGAGGCGCTGGGCCTGCGCTATCTGCTGACCGATTTCGCGGCCGGCCGGCGGTTGCCGATGATGGTGATGGGTGACTTCAATGATGTAGCCGACGCGGTGCCGACCCAGATGGTGCTGGGCGGCGGCCGTGGCCCGAATGGCCATGATGAACGGATGTTCGAGTGCTACCGGCTGCAATCAAGGCGCGATCCGCTGCGGGATGTGGGCTACACCCATGTGCATGACGGCAACTTCGAGACCATCGACCACGTGCTGGTCTCGGAAGAATTCCATCCGGCATCAAAGCATGCGCTGGGCGAGGTGCTCGACGTAGCCTATCTGAATGACCATGTCATCTTCCGCGCCCCGGAAACCTCCGATCACGGCGCGGTTCTGGTCAGGCTGCGCCTGTTCCAGCGCTGACCGGCTCAGGGCGCTTCGGTCTGGGAGTCGTGCTCCACCGGCTCGGGCAGCGCTTCCGTGCCGCTGGCCTGGGTGTCGCCGCTCCTGCCATCCTCTGTGCTTTCGCCGGTATCGCTGCCGCGCTCCTGCTTGCGTTTCAGTTTTTCTTCCTTCTTGCGCTTCTTTTCAAGCTCTTTCTGCCGCTTCTCGTACTGAAAATTGGTTTTCGCCACGACGTTCTCTCCGATGAAGGACTGCTGGGTGGGCCGTCCCGGCATCGTAGCATGCCGAACTTTTATTCGATAATCGCTCCGCGCTCGATCAGGAGATCGCGCAATACAGTCCGGTGGCAGCGGGCCGGGTCTGCGCAGTAGCAGCCCAGGGACAATCCGGTCTGGTGCGACAGCCCCGCCAGCAGGTCGAGCAGGCGGGCGGCATCGGGCTTGTTCATCTGGGCGACGAACTTCTTGCGGCAGCGCGCCAGAGTGGCGTCATCCTCCGCCTGCAGCCAGGTTTTCACCAGTTCCGGCGCGGGCGAGAGCAGCGGCAGCCAGACATCGTAGAAGTCGCGCCGGGCGAAATCGGCCCTGGGCACGCCGCGTGGCGGACGCCGAACGGTGCCCAGCCGCAATCCCTCCCCTTCGACGCGCGGGCTGCCGAGACGGACGATGCGAATGGCCATGGCTAACGTGTGCCGAGCAAGCAGTCAGCCGCGGGGATGATGCTGCGCATGCAGCAGCTTCAGGCGCTCGCGGGCGACGTGGGTATAGATCTGGGTGGTGGAGATATCGGCATGGCCCAGCAGCAACTGCACCACCCGCAGGTCGGCGCCATGGTTCAGCAGATGGGTGGCGAAGGCATGGCGCAGGGTATGCGGCGACAGCGGCGCATTGATGCCGGCCTTCAACGCATGCTTCTTGATCAGTATCCAGAACATCTGCCGGGTCATTGGGCCGCCGCGGGCGGTAACGAACAGGGCGTCATCGGTCTGCCCGTTCAGGATGGCGCCGCGCCCTTCCTTCAGGTAACGCTCTATCCAGCCGCGGGCCTCGTCGCCAAATGGCACCAGCCGGGTCTTGTCGCCCTTGCCGGTGATGCGCAGCACGCCCTCGTTCATGCCCACTTCCATCGATTTGAGCAGCACCAGTTCCGACACCCGCAAACCGCTGGCATACATCAGTTCCAGCATGGTGCGGTCGCGCAGGCCAAGCGGCGTGCCGGTATCGGGCGCGGCCAGCAGGGCCTCGACCTGGGCTTCCGACAGCGTCTTCGGAAAACGCTGCGGCTGGCGCGCCGAA
Coding sequences within:
- a CDS encoding endonuclease/exonuclease/phosphatase family protein, with the protein product MQQEIRLATFNVLNLARPGLRFYDGIEPYTQEQYDAKVSWLAHQFDRLDADVIALQEVFSQEAVRDVMARSERYRDALHIGFAPEPGKLTPSVALVTRLPLAGEPAKHLDLPRGLTVPLLDLKEAMTRFTRPVLQVPVLLAPGLALTIFVVHLKSKRPDYRTDDNETDPASVGAAVLRSMVRRGAEALGLRYLLTDFAAGRRLPMMVMGDFNDVADAVPTQMVLGGGRGPNGHDERMFECYRLQSRRDPLRDVGYTHVHDGNFETIDHVLVSEEFHPASKHALGEVLDVAYLNDHVIFRAPETSDHGAVLVRLRLFQR
- the xerD gene encoding site-specific tyrosine recombinase XerD, whose protein sequence is MEQAAKALASQPQIDAFCDTLWLEDGLAKNTLEAYRRDLTLFATWLEAEHGKPLDAAGAPELNGYFAARHADSRATSSNRRLAVLRRYYQMALRQNRIAVDPCLRMRSARQPQRFPKTLSEAQVEALLAAPDTGTPLGLRDRTMLELMYASGLRVSELVLLKSMEVGMNEGVLRITGKGDKTRLVPFGDEARGWIERYLKEGRGAILNGQTDDALFVTARGGPMTRQMFWILIKKHALKAGINAPLSPHTLRHAFATHLLNHGADLRVVQLLLGHADISTTQIYTHVARERLKLLHAQHHPRG
- a CDS encoding DUF488 family protein, which gives rise to MAIRIVRLGSPRVEGEGLRLGTVRRPPRGVPRADFARRDFYDVWLPLLSPAPELVKTWLQAEDDATLARCRKKFVAQMNKPDAARLLDLLAGLSHQTGLSLGCYCADPARCHRTVLRDLLIERGAIIE